The genomic region CGTCGTCCTGTGGTCGATCCAGGGCATCGTGACCGTGGCGGGGAACCTCACGAGCCCGCTGGAGCGGATCGGCTGACGCCCGAGCCCGAGCCCGAGGGCGCCTCAGCCGACCTCGACCAGCGTGATCCCCTTCGAGCGGTCGCCCGACGCGAGCGCCTCGAGCGCGGCGGGGGCCTCGTCGAGCGGGATGCGGTGCTCGATGAGCAGCTCCGGGCGGAGCGCGCCCGAGGCGACCATCTCCATCAGCCCGGCGTAGTCGTGCGCGGGCATGCCGTGGCTGCCGTGCAGGCTGAGCTCCTGGCTGATGACGAACGGCACGGGCACCGTCGGCTCGCTCGCGAACAGGCCGATCTGCACCTGGCGGCCCGTCGGCGCGAGCGCCAGCAGGCTGATCCGGAGGGTCGACTCGCGGCCGAGCGCCTCGACCGAGACCTGCACGCCGTCGGGGGAGACCGCGTGGATCGCGTCGAGCACGTCGAGCTCGGAGAGGTCGGACGAGTCGATCGTGTACTCCGCGCCGAGCTCGGAGGCGCGCGCGAGGGCGGCCGGGTCGACATCCACCGCGATGACCTCCGCGCCGACCGCGACCCCGATCATCACGGCGCTGAGGCCCACGCCGCCGCAGCCGATGACGAGGAGGCGCTCGCCGCGCCGGATCCGCGCCCGGTGCACGAGCCCGCGGAAGGCGGTGGCGAAGCGG from Clavibacter michiganensis subsp. insidiosus harbors:
- a CDS encoding zinc-dependent alcohol dehydrogenase family protein, which produces MRAVVYEEFGQTPVVRDLPDPVPSPAGVIVRVEATGVCRSDAHGWLGHDDGIELPQVPGHELVGRIHQVGPEVTRFHVGDRVTVPFVCACGRCAECRAGNGQVCRDQTQPGFTHWGSFAELVALHDADVNLIPVPDELDAGAAALLGCRFATAFRGLVHRARIRRGERLLVIGCGGVGLSAVMIGVAVGAEVIAVDVDPAALARASELGAEYTIDSSDLSELDVLDAIHAVSPDGVQVSVEALGRESTLRISLLALAPTGRQVQIGLFASEPTVPVPFVISQELSLHGSHGMPAHDYAGLMEMVASGALRPELLIEHRIPLDEAPAALEALASGDRSKGITLVEVG